In the Pecten maximus chromosome 5, xPecMax1.1, whole genome shotgun sequence genome, GCTAGGTATTGTCTCACTGACTAGTCAGTGTCTCTCTGTAAACTTGGTTTGACCATCACATTACAAAACTTGATCTGACCATAACATTACAAGTATAGCACTTTCAAGTATAGACTTGTTCTGACCATAACATTACAAGACTTGGTCCAACCATAACATTACAAGTATAGCACTATCAAGTATAGACTTAGTCTGACCATAACATTACAAGACTTGGTCTGACCATAACATTACAAGTATAGCACTATCAAGTATAGACTTGGTCCAACCATAACATTACAAGTATAGCACTATCAAGTATATATAGACTTGGTCCAACCATAACATAAGTATAGCACTATTAAAACACCATAAGAGTAATATAAATACGATGCAGGAGAATAAGTCTTAAGAGTAAGGTTGTATGGCCTTACAGATAATCATGTAAGCTGAATATTCAAGTAGGTGCCATcttatttacaacaattgaatgatatcacagcaacaatacaatggtGTCAGGTTGACaatcaatataacaaacaattgCAACTTAAATGTCATTTCACcaaaacattgtaaatacaATTGAAGACAAATGGTGTACATGATTACTGCTCTGATTGATGTCTGTTAAACAGGTTTTCACAAGAATCCAATATTTGACTATCCTATTGCTTATTGCTGTTTCctcaaacaatacatttttaaatatgttgaaACAAACATTTCTTCTTAAATACCGGTATCTTACAACAATTGTAACAGATTCAAGTTACCGATAGAATTATTTCAATACAACATAACCTCACAACAGGGACTCCCAATTACCAACCCCAAGTCCCTGTAAACATCACTAATAGCTTACTTAGCTTGATGATTACCAACCCCCCCTGTAAACATCACTAATACTTACTTAGCTTGATGATTACCAACCCCCCCTGTAAACATCACTAATACTTACTTAGCTTGATGATTCCCACCCCAAGTCCCTGTAAACATCACTAATAGCTTACTTAGCTTGATGATTCCCAACTCCAAGTCTCTGTAAACATCAATAATAGCTTACTTAGCTTGATGATTCCCAACCCCAAGTCTCTGTAAACATCACTAATAATTTACTTAGCTTGATGATTACCAACCCCAAGTCCCTGTAAACATCACTAATAATTTACTTAGCTTGATGATTACCAACCCCAAGTCTCTGTAAACATCACTAATAATTTACTTAGCTTGATGATTACCAACCCCAAGTCTCTGTAAACATCACTAATAGCTTACTTAGCTTAATGATTCCCACCCCAAGTCTCTGTAAATATCACTAATAGCTTACTTAGCTTGATGATTCCCAACCCCAAGTCCCTGTAAACATCACTAATAGCTTACTTAGCttaatgatgaaaatatgatgCTTTGCAAACAATAAATAGGAAAAGTCATAGAAGATGTAGTCTACCTAGCATTAGATATCAGTAGGCCCAGACCTATAGCAGCTACTGTACAGGACAACAATGCTACATGCTCTGGTGTGACAAACCAGTGGTACCACGGTGCAATGGGATGTTGATCGTCCTCCTCATCACTAGAAGAACTAGGATCATCAACAATTGATGCTGGTATCTGTGGTAGTTCTGCTGTTGTTAGCCGCTGATTCTCTGTGTAAGAGTTGTTATTTACTGACATGTCCTGTAGGTCTGAGATATCACAGGGTACAGAGTTCATGTGATCAATACAATTGGCAAAAGGTGATTCTACAGGTGTATCCTGAAATGTAGGAAGTGGCGACACATCGTCTAGTGAGTCTGATGACAGACTGGAATCAGACGGTACTCACTGCTGCTCCCTGAAATACAACATAATATGTTAATATTTCAGCACATATTTCAGTTTAAGTTACAGTGTGTGCTCAactaatatcaaaatattttttactaaGTATGAAGATATTATGAAACTTGTTAATAATTtttgacatacatatatattgacattCTAAGCTCTCTCATGTCCATATAAGGAGAAATTTGGGAATTATATTTCTAGAACACTGATAATTTACTTATTTCAGTGTGTATGATATGATGATAAAATAGAGGTACCTCTCTCTGCAACATAAAGGAACACAGATGGTTACTGTATAATTCGTATGCTTTAGCCTTAAACATGCTCTCACACACTCGGCCTTACCCATCCCCCCTGCTTAATGATAAACTCTGCCGCACGGTCAGCTACCAGTCGGGAGGTATAATCCACCAAGTTTCCAATCCCCTGGTGTCCACTCTCTACTAGTCGCCATGCTGCTTTCTGGCCATACACCATCAGCAGCGCTACCTAGTACATGAGGGCACAATAAACTATAAGTTTCAATTCAGATATAAATGGTACATTCTCAAATATGAAACTCTTGCACTCATTAGTCTTTAATCATTGCTTTTGctcttttttatttaaaggaaaaagttCAAACTTTCAATCATAAAATATGGGGTAATTTTTGGATAAAAAGCTCCTGTTGATAGCATACTTGCTGTGGACGAGTTTAAAATCACCTGCTTCATTTCTGGAAGATCACGGTCAAGAACGCCTTTAGCAACATCACAAAAGGTGTCATAGGTGAGGATTTTGACTGTATTGCATCAAAACTGCCACAGATTTATCCAACTGCTCTTCATACTGGTCCATCACTTCATCTCCGATCCGTGCCAGGACCTTTGCCGCCTGGGTCTGAGGTGTCATGGGGGTCAGAAAAGGTGAATGGCTTGATGGAATTATGTGGCGCTTGATAGctaaaaaataatataagtAAACGTGACATTACGAAACAAGAGGCCAAATTGGCGCACATTGCCCGCATGTTATTCACTACTTTAGATATTCAAAGCCTTTCAGTAAATCAAAGAAGTTTGTTACTAGTGTTTTAGTGCTTTTACTCCTGTAACATTGAGAATGGGTCAATGTTATTTCTTTTCACTAGCTATGCTCAACTTTACCCAAGGAACGTCATAATTCAAGGCCTTTCATTATAACAGAAGAATCAAAATTTGGTTGGCTTCATATATAccatgtaaatatttcaattaccAGGTAAAGGATTTTTACTCAGAATTTGTGCTAGTGATTCAACAAATCTGACCCTTGTAACCTTGAATATGagtcaaaatcaaatttttccCAAACTTTGTAGAGCTTCATCCCAGGAAACGGCTAGCCAATTATCTTGATTCTTtgtcttttggttattgagaagaagttgttaagtGTTTCAAAAaatttgaccctgtgaccttgaatattggTAAAGATCATTTCTTTTTACCACACTTTGTCAGGGTTCATCCCAGCAGGAGCCTATCAGTTAATTATCTTGATTATAGGAACTTCAATTATTAAGAAGCTGTTGATAATTAAGTGTTAAATAAattttacccctgtgaccttgaatatgggtcaaggttaTTTAATTTCACAAACTTTGCCTGGCTTCATCTTAGAAACCACAGCCATCTATCTTGATTCTTTTGAttactgagaagaagttgaCGAATGATCTGAAAACTACAGTGGACTCTGTCTAATCTGGACTTTATCTACTCTGTAATCTGGCCATTTGTCAAGGTCCTATTGCTTCTTTACACCAGTTAATGTACTACGCATTGGTTCTATTGTGGACTATTATGAAGTGGTGACTTTGTGAACCCATACAATCCTAACAGTTTATATTAAAACAGGAAAATTTTCTATTGACAATGCATTGTCAATATATCGAGAGAGACATGGTCAGGTAAACACCTGTAAATGACCTTTATCTACCTCACTTGACTGAATTATTATTAACGGGTTTAGTGTCTGGTAATGGCCTTGCAGCCTCTCAACTAGTGGATAATTACTGAATGGAAAAAGATGACAGatgactagattactataagATGAAAGCAAGTTATCAGATACTTTTTCAAGTGAATGTTCTAAATCAAAACTGTTGATTACCCGCTGTatcatcataaaaataatgGTACTAATTCAACaactatgatatattgtaccagctatttcatttttatcatatatattcattaataatataaagGCACTCTCTCTGATCTGAAACTCTATACAAGTCAGCCAAATTATATAATAGTCCAATTTATGATGGTCCACTGCAATGTAAATGGCATGAAGAGACAAACTGAAgcaaatattacataaaatgaTTATCTTTAAAGCCTAATTtgacatatgtacatgtatccatgTTAGTTATCTGTATTTCTAAGCTTTTATCTcacatgtatatactgtgtacTTCTGATTACAGTAAAAAATATTCAAGTCAGCAATGTAACAAATCACATGAACAGTTGCAATACAACCACTTcataaattacataaatatttatcCCACAGATATTACcaagaaaatatgtttttcattaGTGGTACATGATAGGAATCATTAcaacatatgtgtatatacgaATAATACCCTGAAGTTACCTTCTTCAACTTCTGATTCCAGTGATGTCATTTCATCCTCAATCTCAGACCTGAGGGACGCTGCGACAGCCTGATAGCGTGCAGCCTTCGAGTTGGGCCAGGATTGTGATCCCTGTATGTCCAGCCTTAGTTTAGAGCGATCCAATGATTTTATCCCACTGGTGTTGCTACTGCTGGCCTCTAAAGAAATACTGGTGGAAACTGCTGGATCATCTTCATATGTGTTGTCTAAATCGCCATAGTCTACATCCAGGTCAATATCACTAAGATTACAGATGGACCTAGATCCAATATCTAGCTTAGAGTTATCATTTGACAACATCTCTGTTTCAAATACATTGCTGACACCATCCTGAGTATAAGATATTGTGCTAGCGTCAATGACCGTTTCATTTTCCATATCGGATTCACTCTGCACTGTGGGTAGTCTTGATACAACTTGGTGCAGATCAACACTGCCTCGTAGGCCACTCAGTCCTCCTGTGCTCCCCCACAGACTCGACCCACCTGAGGTATCCTCGCGCTCGTCATCGGCATCACTATTGTCACTGTACTCCCCACTAACCTCACTTCCCATCTTTGACATTGTGTATTGCCTGTATTGTGTCGGAGACATCACGCTTCGGTTTAGTGGTGTCTCCCTATCTAAACCATTAGCAAGCCCATGAGTAAAACTTGTATTTATGCTAGGACTGTCTTGAACGGACTTGTCATCATGATTCACATTATTTGCAGAGACTGAGACCTGTTGATGTTGCTTTGCATGTTTATTTGATGAGGAAGAAAATTCCAGACTAGCATCTTCCTCTAATGAGTCGTGCAATTTATTATACTTATGATTGATGTTGTCCTCTGAAACTCTCTGTCTCATCTGGTAATTACTTCCATTACTAGCTGTGTTGAATCTGTGTCTCATATATTTGTAGTGAATGTTGTCTTCCGATACCCTCTGATATGCCTGTCTAAAGTCAGTTAGCTTTGGCTTGTGTCTTTTTGGTGGAGATGGTGGCATGGATTTTGATGCACTCTTCCTGCCATGATGATCTGAATCTGAAGTACTTGTATGATGAGCACGACTGCTAACACTCCTAGGACTAATTATAGTTTTATGAGGATTCCGGCTCATGAAGTTAAGGACTATGAATTTGGTCTCATAGTTGAAACTATCTGGCGTCCCTACAGAACTGTCTGGTGTCTCGAAAGGGCGACCAGAGGAAGCAGGCCCATGGTCTAACTGGGACATCATTTTTCAGACAGGAGATTCTGAAGACAACAGACACATAATTAAAAGACCATAAACATCAAATCAAATTCAAGGTTGTCCTGAAAAAGCCACTCGCCCTAAAAGAGTGAAATagaaatatgataaaatgtcaataATCCCACCATATTGTGATTGATTACTTTTTCTGATTCAACCTATCATGTCctgtatttaaacattttatttagtCTACTTTTGCTAAGATACTGTGGTAGCAAATCAAAGTGTTTATTTTTTCCTACTCCAACCAAATAATGACCAAGGTTATGCCATGCATGGAATGGTTGTGGCAAGAAATGGAGAGAGCAGAATTAATAGTTGATAGATGAGACTGCAGTTTTGAAGGAGGATATTGTGTCGGCTGATGAAATTACAGGTGGTAATGAGTTCCAATCAGTGAAATTCCGGGGAAAGAATGATTCTTTAGGAAAGAATTTTGATGACAATGTCAATGATTATCTTAGGGTGGGAAccagatgtttatatatagggGTGATCATGATGGCAACTAAGCTATATGGCATAATTTTATACAGTCATGCATCTTTTCTGCGATCGGCAAGGCTGTACCATTTGAAGTGGTCTAACATGTTACCAATGCTTGAGgtgttgtgatatctgttgtTAACATACCGGGCAGCCTTAATTGCGCTGCTCCATCTCTATTTTTTTCTGTACCTTAATTTTTTGTCCAAAACTGGGCTTCCATATTAGtagtagtatacatgtagtttatttcCAGTACAGGAACACATCATGTTCCTCTACATGGAactcatattttttttacagttcatATCATTTAAAGCTCATTTTCTGGTTGTGTTACGGTTGCtctatagtatacatatacGATATTATTACTCGAGAATATTATCATATTCAAGACTTATATgccttttttatgttttatgtgaGAGGATGTTCAGAGTTGTGTAGCGAGGTTCAGGAGGGTTTTGTCCAATACTAGTACTATTTTAATTCTATAAGACTTTAAGGTGACAACTCAGAATAAGTCTAATTAAGCCTCAAAGATGACACAGTATTGAAAGAAaatgattacctccccttaatcATAATACGTATAATTTCATACTAAATGCTATGAAATTGCAGCGCGAAATAAAACGCCAAATGAAATGAATGCATAACATTGTAAGACCTGCAAGCAAGTATAAATTGAGAGTAAGCTATATAGCTACTGTAACGGTGCATCGTAACTCTACATGTCTACTCGTAAccatagtatatatatagtagatagGTTATAGTCAGGAGTCGGGcctatattatatactgtacatataagtCCTTATTGTTTCAATAGGCATCAAGcaaatacaataatatcaaaattaattttttctAAGTGCTGACCATAGTGGTCAGTGACAAACAACGGTCTGAAAAGATAACTGCCTACTTTTTGTTTACACTCGCTGTTTCATCTTCAATgccaatcggaacacctcgcctccgtctgcgaacgtaggcTCGGAGATAAGTGTATGAATACACATGAAAATGATGGGTCCAGGTGATTCGCCGGACGATGACCAAATTACCGCGAACTATAGCTGTCGatagggtaaacaacatggctgcaCCCAGTCTATTCCATGCGGTTTTTAAGTATTCCACTGTATATGTGAAGAGTAAGCGTTATAtgttattgacatgtttttcattttagttttgtgttatatttatgatCCAACCGTATTTGTAAAGATTACAGAACTACTGTGTGTGTACCGGTACATGTAACATCTACAGCCaggttattgtttttattagatccattatttttttatcgACAGCGATGCATTCCTTATAtccacaggtacttggggtaagaaattacatttgtatatatatactatatagcctcgtattactatataaaatagagctctatttatatagtaatacgaggctatatagtatatatatacaaatgtaatttcttaccccaagtattttatatagtaatacgaggctatatagtatatatatacaaatgtaatttcttaccccaagtattttatatagtaatacgaggctatatagtatatatatacaaatgtaatttcttaccccaagtacctgtgcttatatcaacaaaattatcCCAAAAAAGTCCTATTGTCTGCCAAATGTCATAAATGTTAGTTAACTCACCCAGAATACACATTAATAATAGCTAGACTGATTTAATTCGGGTAGATGCTTGAGTCAAAAAAATAAGTGTCATGAGTATGATTATcataagaataaaataaaatcttaaacatTAGACATTACATCATTGAGTCATCAAATACCGTatttgaaatgcattttatatatgattttaaattttacattaattcaCAGGTAGCAACCTTGATTCTgaaacctatatacatatgtaactttataaaaaaaatacctttaAGTGAAGtggatgttttaaaaataatattacagaAATTTTCCCAAACCCATGCACTTGTGTATAATTTCAGTGGTGTTTTATCATGTAATGGTATATTCTTTCTGAAAAGTACTACTGGCAAAAGCcatcaatgtttaaattaataCAGTTATTAATTAAGTGTCAATAATACCAAAGAATTAATGAATTGcctattttatatcaaaatggtattcctaatttattaattatgataaatatttcactttattGTCAAGATGGACAGGAAAGTGTGAAAGAGAGAAGAAGTTAGGAAAGATAGtggaaaaaaagacaaaaaaaatactAGTATGTTTGGCTTTGTCAAGGGCTGGGAGTAAGTACAAAGGGTGCTTCTTGTGAAgtgtaaaaatgatatcaataatagtTGTAATAGTAATAGTTTATTCATACTTGGCAATTCAAACCAAATACCCAACTTATGAATTAACTACTGTAACTTTTTTTACCATTTACTCCATTGTACTTCAAACTTTTCCTTAACAGTCACTCCTACCAGAAGCAATAgattgttgaactttataataaatgtcCTTTTTTGTGTTGATTAAAGAGTTTATAGGTATTGAGTTGTGAAAACACCTCATTTGGTATAGATACTGctcaataataatgataatttcattatcaatcctATTTATAGGTGAATAATTAACAGAAATCTTTAAGTACAGTAAGTGTAGTTTGGAACAATCttctaattcaatttaattttaattaaaaagtaaataagaCTAGAATTCAACTTCTTCAGAATATATTTCGCTTGGATTGTGGAGTGAAATAAAAAGGTGATTAAACTGTGATATCATCAgtgatttaattacatatgaTATCTGTCAACAACAGTTAATGACCTTCTACTCCAggttttaatgaattatttaagtttatttttttaacaaaattcagTCTTGGTTCAGCTGACCAGAGATAATTATCACTGTgtcaacagtcaatgtcactgttaaaaTGTCAAGTCACTTTTAGCTGGTGTTTTTTTTACACTggtacacattttgttttagctGTAGCATGAAGCAACAAAAGTTGACTTGTCAATGTTCCGGTTTTCATAAAGGGCTATTCCAAGCTTTCCTTCACCGGCCTAGGAGGCAATTTTCCatcacatcaatattttttcaggtatgtacagtgtatatggatGTAATCATATAGAAAAATCAAATCCGTGAactttaaacaaaagaaacacaacaagataagaaaaaacacatttctggAGACATATATGTGGAGACATGCATGATAGAAGAAAAGTTGGAGAACCGGATAATGATTTTACCATTAGTAAACTTTATCCTCtatcataatatattaataGAATCATACCAAATTGATATGCTTCAGGGTTAACTATGTATTTTTATACCtcataaacataaacatattttatttcaccaTTCTTTAACgggttttgtattatttgaaataatgttctaATAGGAATTTTATTtgctttttggaaaaaaaaaaaatccatgttaACCACTTTCCTAAAGAAAACATCCTGGTTCAATTGCCTTTGTGGATGACacatggttgtgttctgtataatgctgatgaaaataatataatagtatatacatatatatatataatatttgcaaagatttgttaatattgaaaaaaaatagattttatcAAAGTGCAGGTATGATCAttataccctgtatataatgtatgagtgcaTAATCCAGCTGTGGgagaacagtacagatattctgGGTCTGGTGTAATATAAATCAGACTATAATCCAGCTGTGGgagaacagtacagatattctgggtctggtataatataaatcaGACTATAATCCAGCTTTGgaggaacagtacagatattctgGGTTTGGTGTAATATGAATCAGACTAGACCTATATCTGCTGTCACTTctatttttatgattttcaagTTAGAGAAAGGAGAACACATCTTTCATGAAAACTTATCTCGGCCGTGTTTAcaagttttctgtattttacttttgtctagatttcatattataatttatatgcatttataacataaacattcctgcatacatgtaattaagatattgtaGAAGTCTTTTTATGCTAGTGATAATTTGGATGTATATCAATAAGAAATACAATTGTActtgaaatatcataatcataacATTCAGGTATGCTAATTCCTCCAAATTATGAGTCTTAAATTTCAGTGTTTTTACATATAGGTatctacaaaaatatcatatttgaagGTAATCATGATGTTCTGCAAATCTtgcaattgataaaaatgtgGCTGTCATAATGAGATGGCAGGAATGATGATGTTTATAGATATCTtggcatatacaaatgtatacattgtattgtatattgatgtacatatatattatatcagacctgtcatgacaaatatatagatatatatcttaaaagataaaagaaTCCAGGGTGAGATCTGTCGAAATCATTTAAGAAAATTAGAGAACTAATATGTATTGAGTAACAGAAATACCCTACTTGACACTCGAACACTCgctgacaaaacaaaacattaccaTTTGAGACTGTTAGACAAATATTTACTTGGAGGTAAATCAGCGACTTCCTAATGATCGAAATATGAGAAATATAACGACATACTACAATCGTGATGAGGAAAACTTTTGACATCCCATTAACTACCGTTTTCACATCATGTCGATTTATGATGATCGCTGAATCTCGCCGTTTAATGAAACATGGGCGCCGCCATTTTTTGTGTCATGTGATCGAAAGTAGTCCAAAATGGTTACTACTTTGGTCCGAGTCTAgtttcggagaaaatgacgaggggttccgattgctTCAATGCAGCTCACCGGACGAGCACTTCCTATGTGTACTACGTCATCAATTTGTGTCCGTCACGTTGCAGGTCGGAAGTGATATCGGGAAAAGAGCCGGACGAAATCAGCTGCGACTAATTTTATCTAGTTTACTTAATTCTAGCCTTCAAAATGGCACTCAGCGATGCAGATGTCCAGAAACAGGTAATTTTAACATGCTGTTGTTCTGAAGTGGTTTTGAAATGGCATAAATGTGGTTAATACGTCTTTAGCAACACAGGAATTTGTCATCGGTTATCTCGTGACATTGACAGCACTGCTGCTCTAGCTACACTAGGCCTATAGATATACTGACCATTACACGGTCAGTTTGACCCATACCTTATTCTaactatttacataaatatggtACATTTCCAGTTGTCTTGTTGGAAAATAAAGATGTTTATTTTTCCTGTTCAATTAATATTACTAGAAGAAATTACGGTTTATTCTCCGAGTTCATGATCTAATACATGCAGCATGAGAGCGACATATGTCCTTGGAGTGATTGGTATTTGATGTGATATACAGATATGCCCAGAGCTATGGTTATGTTCCAAGCAAGTATATAAGTAAATAGTTCCATAGAAATTGAACAGCTGTTGAAGGACTAAAATATACAGAAACTCCATATTGATTTTCACTGATTTTATATTAGTGCAATTATCacctttttatatttatttcgtgtctatatttcttcatttaaaCACATTGTGTAGATATTCATTTGATTAATAATTAATCTTCCTGTTCATTTCTGCACACTTTTATACCATGGCCAGTGTCACAATATTCACCATGATGAATGAGGACACTAAGTCAACAGAAACAGATCAATCAAATATACCACAGGCATGTGTATCTTATAAACAACCCAAGTTAAAATCCAACAACATTCAAGATCCTTGGGATACTATATACATCCTCATAAAAATTACCaaattttatattatcatattgtcatattttgtagttacaattttattttaacattctCAATGTCcaaaacatattgtatatgaCCTTAGGGTGCCTGCTCTAATCAGGGcgtccatatatatacattgtgtatataccttttttcaaagaaaaacaaacttTGACTGAGTGTCTAAATGGTGTTATATTAAAAGCAAGTCTATATGAAAAAGTTTTGCTACTTTTTCTTTAGCAAAATTAATCACTGGACAGAAGTTTTTGCCACATTGTCTAAATGCAATTTCATAAGAATATTCCACTGATAgctaaattaaataaatgatcTTGAATAGGTATCTTCATTTGGAACATTTTTAGAACCGAATATTTTACagtttccacaaccttgggtattaataattaataaatattaaataaccTTAAGGGCGCCCCCACAGTCAAAAAAATTCAGTCTCGGTCTTACAAATGCTCAAAGCCAACAAAAATATGGTTTTGATATTGAATACTGCCCCCTGATGGTCACAATTAGTACCAAAAACATATAAGaccacaatacatgtattatacagtatataaaatcCAGAGGAAAGTCATAGAAACAAAGTAACTTTAAAAATATTGCCTAAGTAACCATTGACAACCAGATCATATAAAAAGAGATCTTGGAAGCAGTGTACATGTTAAAACTAGTAACCTATAGTAAAGTAACCAGCAGACAGATTTCAAAAACAGgtaataaatttaattttttaaaatttttgccAGACTTAACACTGTACTGCTCATCTCATAGGACTGCTTAACCATTTCACTGTTGGCCTGCATGCAATAAAAAAGACTATTTCATCAGGCTAGTATCAGTTAGGCCAATTGTTATTATTGGTCCGTGATATTTGTCTTGtacacattacaatgtatatgtattccTGCTTTCTGTGGGACTCCCTGACACCTCACCAATATCTAACAGGAAGACCGACCCTAGCTAGTAGACCCtcgagagtatgtttttgactccccaaaatcAGTCTTTGAACTAAGACTGTTTGACAATGGCATTTATATATGGCCAAGCAGGAAAAAAAACACCCTAGTAAACAATTTTAAAGAATTCATGATAATTGTTTCATTTCAGATTAAGCATATGATGGCCTTCATTGAGCAGGAGGCTAATGAAAAGG is a window encoding:
- the LOC117328228 gene encoding uncharacterized protein LOC117328228; the encoded protein is MMSQLDHGPASSGRPFETPDSSVGTPDSFNYETKFIVLNFMSRNPHKTIISPRSVSSRAHHTSTSDSDHHGRKSASKSMPPSPPKRHKPKLTDFRQAYQRVSEDNIHYKYMRHRFNTASNGSNYQMRQRVSEDNINHKYNKLHDSLEEDASLEFSSSSNKHAKQHQQVSVSANNVNHDDKSVQDSPSINTSFTHGLANGLDRETPLNRSVMSPTQYRQYTMSKMGSEVSGEYSDNSDADDEREDTSGGSSLWGSTGGLSGLRGSVDLHQVVSRLPTVQSESDMENETVIDASTISYTQDGVSNVFETEMLSNDNSKLDIGSRSICNLSDIDLDVDYGDLDNTYEDDPAVSTSISLEASSSNTSGIKSLDRSKLRLDIQGSQSWPNSKAARYQAVAASLRSEIEDEMTSLESEVEEAIKRHIIPSSHSPFLTPMTPQTQAAKVLARIGDEVMDQYEEQLDKSVAVLMQYSQNPHL